From Pseudomonas sp. FP2335, the proteins below share one genomic window:
- a CDS encoding Orn/Lys/Arg decarboxylase N-terminal domain-containing protein: MYKDLKFPVLIVHRDIKADTVAGDRVRGIARELEQEGFSIFSATDYAEGRLVASTHHGLACMLIAAEGAGENTHLLQNMVELIRLARLRAPNLPIFALGEQVTLENAPADAMSELNQLRGILYLFEDTVPFLARQVARAARGYLDGLLPPFFKALVQHTADSNYSWHTPGHGGGVAYRKSPVGQAFHQFFGENTLRSDLSVSVPELGSLLDHTGPLAEAEARAARNFGADHTFFVINGTSTANKIVWHSMVGRDDLVLVDRNCHKSVLHSIIMTGAIPLYLCPERNELGIIGPIPLSEFSPESIRAKIDASPLTRGRAPKVKMAVVTNSTYDGLCYNAELIKQQLGNSVEVLHFDEAWYAYAAFHEFFAGRYGMGTSRTPGSPLVFTTHSTHKLLAAFSQASMIHVQDGGARQLDRDRFNEAFMMHISTSPQYSIIASLDVASAMMEGPAGRSLLQEMFDEALSFRRALANLRQHIAAEDWWFSIWQPPSVAGIDRVATADWLLHPGDDWHGFGDVAEDYVLLDPIKVTLVMPGLNAGGALSDCGIPAAVVSKFLWERGLVVEKTGLYSFLVLFSMGITKGKWSTLLTELLEFKRSYDANISLASCLPSVYAQGTARYQGLGLRDLCNQLHNCYRSNATAKHLKRMYTVLPEIAMKPADAYDQLVRGEVEAVSIDALPGRIAAVMLVPYPPGIPLIMPGERFTESTRSIIDYLAFARTFDSSFPGFVADVHGLQHEDDGSGRCYTVDCIKG, encoded by the coding sequence ATGTACAAAGACCTGAAGTTCCCTGTCCTTATCGTGCACCGCGACATCAAGGCCGATACCGTTGCCGGTGACCGGGTCCGCGGCATTGCTCGGGAGTTGGAACAAGAAGGCTTCAGTATTTTCTCTGCAACGGATTACGCCGAAGGCCGGCTGGTGGCTTCTACCCATCATGGCCTGGCGTGCATGCTGATCGCCGCCGAAGGCGCCGGGGAAAACACTCACCTGCTGCAAAATATGGTCGAACTGATCCGCCTGGCACGGCTGCGTGCGCCCAACCTACCGATCTTTGCCTTGGGCGAGCAAGTCACCCTGGAAAACGCTCCGGCCGATGCGATGAGCGAACTCAACCAGTTGCGCGGCATTCTCTACCTGTTTGAAGACACCGTACCGTTTCTGGCCCGCCAAGTGGCCCGCGCTGCCCGTGGCTACCTGGATGGCCTGTTGCCGCCATTCTTCAAGGCGCTGGTGCAGCACACGGCCGACTCCAACTATTCCTGGCACACTCCCGGCCATGGCGGCGGCGTGGCTTATCGCAAGAGCCCGGTGGGGCAGGCGTTTCATCAGTTCTTCGGGGAAAACACGCTGCGCTCGGACTTGTCGGTCTCCGTCCCGGAGCTGGGCTCGCTGCTGGACCACACCGGCCCCCTGGCCGAAGCCGAAGCCCGCGCTGCGCGTAACTTCGGCGCCGACCACACGTTCTTTGTGATCAACGGCACATCTACCGCGAACAAGATTGTCTGGCACTCCATGGTCGGCCGTGACGATCTGGTGCTGGTGGACCGCAACTGTCACAAGTCGGTGCTGCATTCGATCATCATGACCGGCGCGATCCCGCTGTACTTGTGTCCCGAGCGCAACGAACTGGGGATCATCGGCCCGATTCCCTTGAGTGAGTTCAGCCCGGAGTCGATCCGCGCGAAGATCGATGCCAGCCCGCTGACCCGTGGCCGTGCGCCGAAAGTGAAGATGGCAGTGGTTACCAACTCCACCTACGACGGCCTGTGTTACAACGCCGAACTGATCAAGCAGCAACTGGGCAACAGTGTCGAGGTGTTGCACTTTGACGAAGCCTGGTATGCCTATGCGGCGTTCCACGAATTTTTCGCCGGGCGCTACGGCATGGGCACTTCGCGCACGCCGGGCAGCCCCCTGGTGTTCACCACCCATTCAACGCACAAATTGCTGGCCGCATTCAGCCAGGCGTCGATGATCCATGTGCAGGACGGCGGTGCACGACAGCTGGACCGCGACCGTTTCAATGAAGCGTTCATGATGCATATCTCCACTTCGCCGCAGTACAGCATCATCGCTTCGCTGGACGTGGCCTCGGCCATGATGGAAGGCCCGGCCGGGCGTTCGTTGCTGCAAGAGATGTTCGATGAGGCCCTGAGTTTTCGTCGCGCCCTGGCCAACCTGCGCCAGCATATCGCCGCCGAAGACTGGTGGTTTTCCATCTGGCAGCCGCCCTCCGTCGCGGGCATCGATCGGGTTGCAACCGCCGATTGGTTGTTGCATCCCGGGGATGATTGGCACGGCTTTGGCGATGTTGCCGAAGATTACGTCTTGCTTGACCCGATCAAAGTCACGCTGGTGATGCCCGGCCTCAATGCCGGCGGCGCGTTGAGCGATTGCGGGATTCCCGCTGCAGTGGTCAGCAAATTCCTCTGGGAGCGTGGGCTGGTGGTGGAAAAGACCGGGTTGTATTCCTTCCTCGTGCTGTTTTCCATGGGCATCACCAAGGGCAAGTGGAGCACCTTGCTCACCGAGTTGCTCGAATTCAAGCGCAGCTACGACGCCAATATCAGCCTGGCCAGTTGCCTGCCATCGGTTTATGCCCAAGGTACGGCGCGCTACCAAGGGCTGGGATTGCGCGACCTGTGCAACCAATTGCACAACTGCTATCGCAGCAACGCCACCGCCAAACACCTCAAGCGCATGTACACCGTGTTGCCGGAAATTGCGATGAAACCGGCCGACGCATACGACCAATTGGTTAGAGGTGAAGTGGAAGCGGTATCCATTGACGCCTTGCCAGGACGCATTGCAGCGGTAATGCTGGTGCCTTACCCGCCGGGCATCCCGCTGATCATGCCGGGGGAGCGCTTTACCGAGTCGACGCGGTCGATCATCGACTACCTGGCGTTTGCTCGCACGTTCGATAGCAGCTTCCCTGGTTTTGTCGCGGATGTTCACGGGTTGCAACACGAAGACGACGGCAGTGGTCGTTGTTACACCGTCGATTGCATCAAGGGTTAA
- a CDS encoding GNAT family N-acetyltransferase, protein MQAVMNPKYPGLSVRVADEGFDAYVWGNDFSFEVSGYSVPEMGARVDQWRVERILPYRKCYGIDPEEFASFRDAPDSAVFMAYLDDRAVGHIVVSTNWNGFAHVDELAVALPARRHGVAKALLDVAQFWSRKKNLPGMMLETQNNNLGACRLYERCGYVMGGIDHLRYRGIDPQTREVAIFWYRLFKTEVDKP, encoded by the coding sequence ATGCAAGCTGTAATGAACCCGAAGTATCCAGGGCTCAGTGTGCGGGTCGCCGACGAAGGCTTCGATGCCTACGTGTGGGGCAATGACTTCAGCTTTGAGGTCAGCGGCTACAGCGTGCCCGAGATGGGCGCGCGGGTCGATCAATGGCGTGTGGAGCGTATCCTGCCGTACCGCAAGTGTTATGGCATCGATCCGGAGGAGTTCGCCAGTTTCCGCGATGCGCCCGACAGCGCGGTCTTCATGGCGTACCTCGACGACCGGGCGGTGGGGCATATCGTGGTCAGCACCAACTGGAATGGTTTTGCCCATGTCGATGAGCTGGCGGTGGCCTTGCCTGCGCGGCGCCACGGGGTGGCCAAGGCGTTGCTGGATGTGGCGCAGTTCTGGAGTCGCAAGAAAAACCTGCCGGGCATGATGCTGGAAACCCAGAACAACAACCTCGGGGCTTGCCGCTTGTATGAGCGTTGCGGCTACGTAATGGGCGGGATCGACCACTTGCGCTATCGCGGCATTGATCCGCAGACCCGTGAGGTGGCGATTTTCTGGTATCGGCTGTTCAAGACCGAAGTCGACAAACCTTAA
- a CDS encoding LysR substrate-binding domain-containing protein, which translates to MRLRHIEVIQAILQTGHLGTAAEWLQLCVGDVDAALKDAEQQLGFMLFASVRGRLQATRETLELQAEIAHVYEALEPLQRLASRLKHHHAPPLRALCTPPLANQLLPQSIALLRRRFQDTPCNLSSQPTRDIVRSLLLHEAEVGLSLHNPEHPQIHSSVLAQGKLQLLAPHGWLKPKQKYIALQDLAGQSMIGLEGQDPLSRLLDAKLQALRPLPVVQTRVQTYQMMRSMVEAGEGLAIVDPFTAYGARDAGLDACPLSPPVMVNLYALTLKDGVTSPALNALLEIVTQKAESLLAG; encoded by the coding sequence ATGCGTTTACGTCATATCGAAGTGATTCAGGCCATCTTGCAGACCGGACACCTCGGCACGGCCGCCGAATGGTTGCAACTCTGCGTGGGCGATGTGGACGCAGCGCTCAAGGACGCCGAGCAACAGCTTGGTTTCATGTTGTTCGCCAGTGTGCGCGGACGCTTGCAGGCCACCCGGGAAACCCTGGAACTGCAAGCCGAAATCGCCCATGTATATGAAGCGCTGGAGCCGCTGCAACGCCTGGCCAGCCGCTTGAAGCACCATCACGCCCCACCCCTGCGCGCCCTGTGCACGCCACCGCTGGCCAATCAGCTGTTGCCGCAAAGCATCGCGCTGCTGCGCCGACGCTTCCAGGACACCCCGTGCAACCTGTCCAGCCAGCCGACCCGCGACATCGTCCGCAGCCTGCTGTTGCACGAGGCCGAGGTCGGCCTGAGCCTGCATAACCCCGAACACCCGCAAATCCACAGCAGCGTGCTGGCCCAGGGCAAGTTGCAATTGCTCGCGCCACACGGCTGGCTCAAGCCAAAGCAGAAGTACATCGCCCTGCAAGATCTGGCAGGCCAGTCAATGATCGGCCTGGAAGGCCAGGACCCGCTGAGCCGTCTGCTGGACGCCAAGCTGCAAGCCTTGCGCCCGCTGCCCGTGGTGCAGACCCGCGTGCAGACCTACCAGATGATGCGCAGCATGGTGGAAGCGGGAGAAGGATTGGCGATTGTCGACCCCTTCACCGCGTACGGCGCACGCGACGCGGGCCTGGATGCGTGCCCGCTGTCACCGCCCGTGATGGTCAACCTGTATGCGCTGACCCTCAAGGACGGCGTGACGTCCCCAGCACTGAACGCACTGCTGGAGATCGTCACGCAGAAGGCTGAAAGCCTGTTGGCCGGTTAA
- a CDS encoding NADPH-dependent FMN reductase — protein MSKVYTIAVLVGSLRKESINRKVALALAELAPANLRLKIVEIGDLPLYNEDIDGATPPAAYSTFRQQVSSSDAVLFVTPEYNRSVPAPLKNAIDVGSRPYGQSAWSGKPGAIISVSPGAVGGFGANHHLRQSLVFLDVPCMQQPEAYVGGAGSLFDEAGKLSEKTKPFLQAFIDAYGKWVAKQTA, from the coding sequence ATGAGCAAGGTCTACACGATTGCCGTCCTGGTTGGCAGCTTGAGAAAAGAGTCGATCAACCGCAAGGTCGCCCTGGCCCTGGCCGAACTGGCCCCTGCCAACCTCAGGTTGAAGATTGTCGAAATTGGCGATTTGCCGCTCTACAACGAGGACATCGACGGTGCAACACCGCCGGCAGCCTACAGCACTTTCCGTCAGCAGGTGAGTTCATCCGACGCGGTGTTGTTCGTGACCCCGGAATACAACCGTTCCGTGCCTGCGCCGTTGAAGAACGCGATTGACGTGGGCTCCCGTCCATACGGCCAAAGCGCCTGGAGTGGCAAGCCGGGTGCGATCATCAGTGTGTCGCCAGGAGCCGTCGGTGGTTTCGGCGCCAACCATCACCTGCGCCAATCCCTGGTGTTCCTTGATGTACCGTGCATGCAGCAGCCGGAAGCCTATGTGGGCGGCGCGGGAAGCTTGTTTGATGAGGCCGGAAAGCTGTCGGAAAAGACCAAGCCATTCTTGCAGGCGTTCATCGACGCTTATGGCAAGTGGGTAGCCAAGCAAACAGCCTGA
- the poxB gene encoding ubiquinone-dependent pyruvate dehydrogenase yields MAKINLAQQLATTLEQAGIKRIWGLTGDSLNGLTDALRTMESIEWMHVRHEEVAAFAAGAEAAATGELTVCAGSCGPGNLHLINGLFDCHRNHVPVLAIAAQIPSTEIGLNYFQETHPQELFKECSHFIELVTSPEQMPHVLHRAMRSAILNRGVAVVVIPGDVSLLEVEDKLKPWPALHAPRTLPAEQDLLRLSEILQSSQKTTLLCGSGCAGAHDQVVALADALGAPVVHALRGKEHVEWDNPFDVGMTGLIGFSSGYHAMLDCDTLIMLGTDFPYRQFYPTDAKIIQVDRDPQALGRRTTLDLGICADVSETIAALLPRLTRKADRSFLETSLKHYEKARQGLDDLAQPSKANRPIHPQYVARLLSELADDDAIFTADVGSPTVWAARYLKMNGKRRLIGSFNHGSMANAMPQAIGAQAAFPGRQVISMSGDGGFAMLMGDFISLAQLKLPVKVVVFDNSSLGFVAMEMKAAGYLDAGTELKNPDFAAMSNAMGILGIRVEQSEDLEPALRRALAHDGPVLVDVVTATQELVMPPSIKLEQAKGFSLYMLKAVMSGRGDEVIELARTNWLR; encoded by the coding sequence ATGGCGAAAATCAACCTGGCCCAGCAATTGGCGACCACGCTTGAACAGGCGGGTATCAAGCGCATCTGGGGCCTGACCGGTGACAGCCTCAATGGCCTCACCGACGCTCTGCGCACCATGGAGAGTATCGAGTGGATGCATGTGCGCCACGAGGAAGTCGCGGCCTTCGCGGCGGGTGCCGAGGCCGCTGCCACCGGCGAGTTGACGGTGTGTGCCGGCAGTTGCGGGCCCGGCAACCTGCACTTGATCAACGGCCTGTTCGACTGCCATCGCAACCACGTACCCGTGCTGGCGATCGCGGCGCAGATTCCCTCCACCGAGATTGGCCTGAACTACTTCCAGGAAACCCATCCCCAGGAACTGTTCAAGGAATGCAGCCACTTTATCGAACTGGTGACCAGCCCCGAGCAGATGCCCCACGTGCTGCATCGCGCCATGCGCTCGGCGATCCTCAATCGCGGCGTCGCGGTGGTGGTGATTCCGGGCGACGTGTCGCTGCTGGAAGTGGAAGACAAGCTCAAACCGTGGCCGGCCCTGCACGCACCGCGCACCTTGCCAGCGGAACAAGACCTGCTACGCCTCAGCGAAATCCTTCAAAGCAGTCAGAAAACCACCCTGCTGTGCGGCAGCGGTTGTGCCGGTGCCCATGATCAAGTGGTCGCCTTGGCCGACGCCCTCGGCGCTCCCGTGGTACACGCCCTGCGCGGCAAAGAGCATGTGGAATGGGACAACCCGTTCGACGTGGGCATGACCGGCCTGATCGGCTTCAGTTCCGGCTACCATGCGATGCTCGACTGCGACACCTTGATCATGCTCGGCACGGACTTCCCTTACCGTCAGTTCTACCCCACCGATGCGAAGATCATCCAGGTCGACCGCGACCCACAAGCGCTGGGGCGCCGTACCACCCTGGACCTGGGCATCTGCGCCGACGTCAGCGAAACCATCGCTGCCCTGCTGCCGCGCCTGACCCGCAAGGCCGACCGCAGCTTTCTCGAGACCTCGCTCAAGCATTACGAGAAAGCCCGCCAAGGCCTCGACGACCTGGCGCAACCGTCCAAGGCCAATCGGCCGATCCACCCACAATACGTGGCGCGCCTGCTCAGCGAATTGGCGGACGACGATGCGATCTTCACCGCCGACGTCGGCTCGCCCACCGTGTGGGCCGCGCGTTACTTGAAGATGAATGGCAAGCGTCGACTGATCGGCTCGTTCAACCACGGCTCGATGGCCAACGCCATGCCCCAGGCAATTGGCGCGCAGGCGGCGTTTCCAGGTCGGCAGGTTATTTCAATGTCCGGCGACGGTGGCTTTGCCATGCTGATGGGGGACTTCATTTCATTGGCCCAGCTGAAACTGCCGGTCAAGGTGGTGGTGTTCGACAACTCATCCCTGGGTTTTGTCGCCATGGAGATGAAAGCCGCAGGTTATCTGGATGCCGGCACCGAACTGAAAAACCCGGACTTTGCCGCCATGTCCAACGCCATGGGCATCCTGGGGATTCGCGTGGAGCAGTCAGAAGATCTGGAACCGGCACTGCGTCGCGCACTGGCCCATGATGGGCCGGTGTTGGTGGACGTGGTGACCGCGACTCAGGAACTGGTGATGCCACCGAGCATCAAGCTGGAGCAGGCCAAGGGGTTCAGCCTGTATATGCTCAAGGCGGTGATGAGTGGCCGTGGCGATGAGGTCATTGAGCTGGCACGCACGAACTGGCTGCGCTAA
- a CDS encoding NADH:flavin oxidoreductase/NADH oxidase family protein, whose product MSPFEALQLPNGQIISNRIAKAAMEENMADAQQAPSRELKQLYKAWAEGEPGLLITGNVMIDRRAMTGPGGVALEDEQQLDSFREWAAVARDRGVQFWMQLSHPGRQTPANLHQQAMAPSAVALDLGGFSKMFAKPQAMTEDDIQEVIKRFATSARLAEKAGFTGVQIHGAHGYLLSQFLSPLSNHRNDRWGGSLENRARLLLEVIHAVRASVSPAFCVALKLNSADFQRGGFAEADARAVVEMLNPLPIDLLELSGGSYEAPAMQGEARDGRTLAREAYFLDMATELASIARMPVMVTGGIRRLAIVQQVLDSGIAMAGIATALTLEPQLIQHWSEGRDPNPQLEPMDWKRKPLASLAILAVVRHQMRRLSHGRAPSAKVAPCMALVRDQWFLARRTRQYRAAMAQSSQ is encoded by the coding sequence ATGTCACCCTTTGAAGCCCTGCAACTGCCCAATGGCCAGATCATCTCCAACCGCATCGCCAAAGCCGCGATGGAAGAGAACATGGCCGATGCGCAACAGGCCCCGTCCCGCGAATTGAAGCAACTGTACAAGGCCTGGGCCGAGGGCGAGCCCGGCTTGCTGATCACCGGCAACGTGATGATCGACCGCCGCGCCATGACCGGCCCCGGTGGCGTGGCCCTGGAAGACGAGCAGCAACTGGACAGTTTTCGCGAATGGGCCGCTGTGGCACGCGACAGGGGCGTGCAGTTCTGGATGCAACTCAGCCATCCCGGACGCCAGACCCCGGCCAACCTGCACCAGCAAGCCATGGCGCCGTCTGCGGTAGCCCTCGACCTGGGTGGATTCTCGAAGATGTTCGCCAAGCCACAGGCCATGACCGAAGACGACATCCAGGAGGTGATCAAGCGTTTTGCCACCAGCGCCCGCCTCGCCGAAAAGGCCGGGTTTACCGGGGTACAAATCCACGGCGCCCACGGCTACCTGCTGAGCCAATTTCTCTCGCCGTTGAGCAACCATCGCAACGACCGCTGGGGTGGCTCGCTGGAAAACCGTGCACGCCTGCTGCTGGAAGTGATCCACGCGGTGCGCGCCAGCGTCAGCCCGGCGTTTTGCGTGGCGCTCAAACTCAACTCGGCGGACTTCCAGCGCGGTGGTTTTGCAGAGGCCGATGCGCGCGCCGTGGTCGAAATGCTCAACCCGTTGCCCATCGACCTGCTGGAGTTGTCCGGCGGCAGCTATGAAGCGCCGGCGATGCAGGGCGAAGCGCGGGACGGGCGCACGCTGGCCCGTGAAGCGTATTTCCTGGACATGGCCACTGAATTGGCAAGTATCGCCAGGATGCCGGTAATGGTCACCGGCGGCATCCGCCGCCTGGCGATCGTGCAACAGGTGCTCGACAGCGGCATCGCCATGGCCGGCATCGCCACCGCCCTGACCCTGGAGCCGCAGTTGATCCAGCACTGGAGTGAAGGGCGCGACCCCAACCCGCAACTCGAGCCCATGGACTGGAAGCGCAAGCCTCTGGCGTCCCTGGCCATCCTTGCGGTGGTGCGTCACCAGATGCGCCGCCTCAGCCACGGTCGCGCGCCAAGCGCCAAGGTAGCGCCGTGCATGGCGCTGGTGCGTGACCAATGGTTTCTGGCCAGGCGCACTCGGCAGTACCGTGCGGCCATGGCGCAGTCTTCACAATAA
- a CDS encoding MerR family transcriptional regulator has product MNIGELAKQSGLAASRIRFYEAQGLISQVGRQSNGYRRYSAEALQTLQLIQSAQQAGFTLQELKALMPAPGEHKREELIEALERKVAQIEQMQAQLAHSKAQLLGVIEAVRAQPEGVPCSMGQKQVLASTQFNG; this is encoded by the coding sequence ATGAATATTGGCGAGCTGGCAAAGCAGAGTGGGTTGGCGGCGTCACGTATCCGCTTTTATGAAGCGCAAGGCCTGATCAGTCAGGTGGGGCGCCAGTCCAACGGCTATCGACGTTATTCGGCCGAGGCGTTGCAGACCTTGCAACTGATCCAGAGCGCACAACAGGCGGGCTTCACCTTGCAGGAACTCAAGGCGTTGATGCCGGCGCCGGGCGAACACAAGCGCGAAGAGCTGATCGAGGCATTGGAGCGCAAGGTGGCGCAGATTGAGCAGATGCAGGCGCAACTGGCCCACAGCAAGGCCCAGTTATTGGGTGTGATCGAAGCGGTTCGGGCGCAGCCTGAAGGCGTGCCGTGCTCCATGGGGCAGAAGCAGGTGCTGGCGTCGACCCAATTCAATGGATAA
- a CDS encoding DUF934 domain-containing protein produces MQRIIKNNEVLDETWHLLPKDASFDGISNCDDLIVPLALWREHAHALKARDGGLGVWLDADEEAEEIGDDVEHFQVIALNFPAFTDGRNYSNARLLRDRYGYKGELRAIGDILRDQLFYLHRCGFDAFALRADKDPYEALESLKDFSVTYQAATDEPLPLFRRR; encoded by the coding sequence ATGCAGCGAATCATTAAGAACAACGAAGTCCTCGACGAAACCTGGCACCTGCTGCCCAAGGACGCGAGCTTTGACGGCATCTCCAACTGCGACGACCTGATCGTGCCGCTGGCCCTGTGGCGCGAGCACGCTCATGCACTCAAGGCCCGCGACGGCGGCCTGGGTGTATGGTTGGACGCCGATGAAGAAGCTGAAGAAATCGGCGACGACGTGGAACACTTCCAGGTCATCGCCCTGAACTTCCCGGCCTTCACCGACGGGCGCAACTACTCCAACGCGCGCCTGCTGCGTGACCGCTATGGTTACAAAGGCGAGCTGCGTGCGATTGGCGACATCCTGCGCGATCAGTTGTTCTACCTGCACCGTTGCGGGTTCGATGCCTTCGCCTTGCGCGCCGACAAAGACCCGTACGAAGCGCTGGAAAGCCTCAAGGACTTCTCGGTGACGTACCAGGCTGCAACGGATGAACCGTTGCCACTGTTCCGTCGCCGCTGA
- a CDS encoding nitrite/sulfite reductase translates to MYVYDEYDQRIIEDRVKQFRDQTRRYLAGELSEEEFRPLRLQNGLYVQRFAPMLRVAVPYGQLTSRQVRMMAKIARDFDKGYAHISTRQNVQFNWLALEDVPDILAELATVQMHAIQTSGNCLRNVTTDQFAGVAADELIDPRPWCEIVRQWTTFHPEFAYLPRKFKIAINGSTSDRAAIEVHDIGLEPVYNAAGELGFRVLVGGGLGRTPVVGAFINEFLPWQDLLSYLDAILRVYNRYGRRDNKYKARIKILVKALTPEVFAQKVDAEMEHLRGGQTTLTEAEVHRVAKHFVDPEYKALTNQDAELAALDAEHPGFARWRGRNTLAHKKPGYVAVTLSLKPTGVAPGDITDKQLDAVADLAERYSFGQLRTSHEQNIILADVEQSQLFTLWGELREGGFATPNIGLLTDIICCPGGDFCSLANAKSIPIAESIQRRFDDLDYLFDIGELDLNISGCMNACGHHHVGHIGILGVDKKGEEFYQVSLGGSASRDASLGKILGPSFAQEAMPEVIGKLIDVYIEQRTEDERFIDTYQRIGIDLFKERVYAANH, encoded by the coding sequence ATGTACGTATACGACGAATACGATCAGCGCATCATCGAGGACCGCGTCAAGCAGTTCCGTGATCAGACCCGACGCTACCTAGCAGGTGAACTGAGCGAAGAAGAGTTCCGCCCTCTGCGCCTGCAAAATGGCCTTTATGTTCAGCGCTTTGCGCCGATGCTGCGGGTAGCCGTGCCTTATGGCCAACTGACCTCGCGTCAGGTGCGCATGATGGCCAAGATTGCCCGCGACTTCGACAAAGGCTACGCGCACATCAGTACGCGCCAGAACGTACAGTTCAACTGGCTGGCGCTGGAAGATGTGCCGGACATCCTGGCTGAACTGGCCACCGTGCAGATGCACGCCATTCAGACCAGCGGCAACTGCCTGCGCAACGTGACCACCGACCAATTCGCCGGCGTTGCCGCCGACGAGCTGATCGACCCGCGCCCCTGGTGTGAAATCGTCCGCCAGTGGACCACCTTCCACCCGGAATTCGCCTACCTGCCGCGTAAGTTCAAGATCGCCATCAATGGCTCGACCTCGGACCGTGCTGCCATCGAAGTACACGATATCGGCCTGGAGCCGGTGTACAACGCCGCTGGCGAGTTGGGCTTCCGTGTGCTGGTGGGTGGCGGCCTGGGCCGTACCCCGGTGGTCGGCGCGTTCATCAACGAGTTCCTGCCGTGGCAGGACCTGTTGAGCTACCTCGACGCCATCCTGCGGGTCTACAACCGCTACGGCCGTCGTGACAACAAGTACAAGGCCCGGATCAAGATCCTGGTAAAAGCGCTGACCCCTGAGGTGTTCGCCCAGAAAGTCGACGCTGAAATGGAACACCTGCGCGGCGGCCAGACCACTCTGACCGAAGCCGAAGTACATCGCGTCGCCAAGCACTTCGTCGACCCCGAGTACAAGGCCCTGACCAATCAGGACGCCGAACTCGCCGCCCTCGACGCAGAGCACCCGGGTTTCGCCCGCTGGCGTGGCCGCAACACCCTGGCGCACAAGAAGCCAGGCTACGTTGCCGTGACCCTGTCGCTCAAACCTACGGGTGTTGCGCCGGGTGACATCACCGACAAGCAACTGGACGCCGTCGCCGACCTGGCCGAGCGCTACAGCTTCGGCCAACTGCGCACCTCCCACGAGCAGAACATCATTCTCGCGGACGTTGAGCAGAGCCAACTGTTCACCCTGTGGGGCGAACTGCGCGAAGGTGGTTTTGCCACGCCGAACATCGGCCTGTTGACCGACATCATCTGCTGCCCGGGTGGCGACTTCTGCTCCCTGGCCAACGCCAAGTCGATCCCGATTGCCGAATCTATCCAGCGCCGTTTCGACGACCTGGACTACCTGTTCGACATCGGCGAGCTGGACCTGAACATCTCCGGCTGCATGAATGCCTGTGGCCACCACCACGTCGGCCACATCGGCATCCTGGGCGTGGACAAGAAAGGCGAAGAATTCTACCAAGTGTCCCTGGGTGGCAGCGCCAGCCGCGACGCGAGCCTGGGCAAGATCCTCGGCCCGTCCTTCGCCCAGGAAGCCATGCCCGAGGTGATCGGCAAGCTGATCGACGTGTACATCGAACAGCGCACCGAAGATGAGCGTTTCATCGACACCTACCAGCGCATCGGCATTGACCTGTTCAAGGAGCGCGTCTATGCAGCGAATCATTAA